One segment of Streptomyces sp. XD-27 DNA contains the following:
- a CDS encoding Lrp/AsnC family transcriptional regulator, with protein MITAIVLIKTDVDRIPEIAEKIAALDEVSEVYSVTGVHDLIAMVRVARHDDLADVIPGRINKVPGVASTETHVAFRTYSSHDLEAAFAIGLDA; from the coding sequence GTGATCACCGCGATCGTGCTCATCAAGACCGACGTCGACCGGATCCCCGAGATCGCCGAGAAGATCGCCGCCCTGGACGAGGTCAGCGAGGTGTACTCCGTCACCGGCGTGCACGACCTGATCGCGATGGTGCGGGTGGCCCGGCACGACGACCTCGCGGACGTGATCCCGGGCCGGATCAACAAGGTGCCGGGCGTCGCCTCGACGGAGACGCACGTGGCGTTCCGTACGTACTCCAGCCACGACCTGGAAGCGGCGTTCGCGATCGGCCTGGACGCGTAG
- a CDS encoding NYN domain-containing protein, giving the protein MERTDGPTAAGDADGGGTETLDRPLPEGVRRRVVALVADAFGGLTVTELPPQLRQYARFTPTRRAKFAGNAMAAAVETEALFRQRIGARLRETHTELAEAIEGGSPPAAADPVDVAALAFVLRPVGWVKLVEAAGEEAQRADAERAGEEAERELRRLREELAQARAAARTEVERTRAELEAARKEVDVLHRKLRSALSDVKRGEAALRKAEAELESVRSAAAAQAATADGEARRLRSRLAEAESALEASRRAAREGRSVEDMRVRLLLDTVLDAAQGLRRELALPPASSRPADTVDAVEPGKMTPKDIARRALSETDPALLDQLLALPQAHLVVDGYNVTKTGYPTMPLEKQRLRLLGGLAVLAAQTGAEMTCVFDGAELAAPVLLAPPRGVRVLFSKPGVTADELIRQLVRAEPPGRPVVVVSTDREVADGVAKAGARPVASALLLKRLART; this is encoded by the coding sequence GTGGAACGGACGGACGGGCCCACGGCGGCCGGTGACGCCGACGGCGGCGGCACCGAGACGCTGGACCGTCCCCTGCCGGAGGGCGTGCGGCGCCGGGTCGTGGCGCTCGTCGCGGATGCCTTCGGCGGCCTCACGGTCACCGAACTTCCGCCCCAGTTGCGGCAGTACGCCCGTTTCACCCCAACGCGTCGGGCCAAGTTCGCCGGGAACGCGATGGCCGCCGCGGTGGAGACCGAGGCGCTGTTCCGGCAGCGGATCGGGGCCCGGCTGCGCGAGACGCACACCGAGCTGGCCGAGGCCATCGAGGGCGGCTCGCCGCCCGCCGCCGCCGATCCCGTGGACGTGGCGGCGCTGGCCTTCGTGCTGCGCCCGGTGGGCTGGGTGAAGCTCGTCGAGGCGGCGGGTGAGGAGGCCCAGAGGGCGGACGCCGAGCGGGCCGGCGAGGAGGCCGAGCGGGAGCTGCGGCGGCTGCGGGAGGAGTTGGCGCAGGCGCGCGCCGCGGCCCGTACGGAGGTGGAGCGGACCCGGGCGGAGCTGGAGGCGGCCCGCAAGGAGGTCGACGTCCTCCACCGGAAGCTGCGCAGCGCGCTCAGCGACGTCAAGCGGGGCGAGGCGGCCCTGCGCAAGGCCGAGGCGGAGCTGGAGTCGGTCCGGTCCGCGGCCGCGGCGCAGGCGGCGACGGCCGACGGCGAGGCCCGTCGGCTGCGGTCCCGGCTGGCGGAGGCCGAGTCGGCGCTGGAGGCCAGCCGGCGGGCCGCGCGCGAGGGCCGCAGCGTCGAGGACATGCGGGTGCGGCTGCTGCTGGACACGGTGCTGGACGCGGCCCAGGGCCTGCGCCGGGAGCTGGCGCTGCCGCCGGCCTCCAGCCGCCCCGCGGACACCGTGGACGCGGTCGAGCCGGGCAAGATGACCCCCAAGGACATCGCGCGGCGGGCGCTGTCGGAGACCGACCCGGCGCTGCTCGACCAGCTGTTGGCGCTCCCTCAGGCGCATCTGGTGGTGGACGGCTACAACGTCACCAAGACCGGCTATCCCACGATGCCGCTGGAGAAGCAGCGGCTGCGGCTGCTGGGCGGGCTCGCGGTGCTGGCCGCCCAGACCGGCGCGGAGATGACCTGCGTCTTCGACGGGGCCGAACTGGCCGCCCCGGTGCTGCTCGCGCCCCCGCGCGGGGTGCGGGTGCTGTTCAGCAAGCCGGGCGTGACGGCGGACGAACTGATCAGGCAGCTGGTCCGGGCCGAACCGCCGGGCCGCCCCGTGGTCGTGGTCTCCACCGACCGGGAGGTGGCGGACGGCGTGGCGAAGGCCGGTGCGCGCCCGGTGGCATCCGCCCTGCTGCTCAAGCGACTTGCGCGCACCTGA
- a CDS encoding aminotransferase class V-fold PLP-dependent enzyme — protein sequence MSVPTLAADPSVCAPLPVLGRDVLVPLVTGGEVTYAALDYAASAPALQRVWDDVAAYAPYYGSVHRGAGYLSQLSTDLFENSRGDVAAFLGCRPDDQVVFTRSTTDSLNLLAAVLPAGTRVFVFETEHHASLLPWERRDDVEVTYLAAPRSHREAVETLERALAAREPHGPALVCVTGASNVTGELWPVRELTAAAHAHGARIVLDAAQLAPHHPVDVAEWDVDWVAFSGHKLYAPFGSGVLAGRADWLRDAEPYLAGGGASRTVARRGDGGVDVEWHTTAARHEAGSPNVIGVYAIASACKALTEAGFDALVARERQLIEAVRRGLAQVPEVRVLSLFGDDAPRVGVLSFVVEGWNSSHFAAALSAEYGIGVRDGLFCAHPLVRTLLGGEPQDPGECGAPEAAPGEKSLNAIRVSFGAGTPDEHVERFVGAVKELVRDGAKWSYRTEDGRCVPDRG from the coding sequence ATGTCCGTCCCCACCCTTGCCGCCGACCCGTCGGTTTGTGCCCCGCTGCCCGTCCTCGGGCGAGATGTCCTCGTGCCGCTCGTGACCGGCGGGGAGGTCACGTACGCCGCCCTCGACTACGCGGCCAGCGCCCCGGCGCTCCAGCGGGTCTGGGACGACGTCGCCGCCTACGCCCCGTACTACGGCAGCGTTCACCGCGGCGCGGGCTATCTCTCGCAGCTGTCCACCGACCTGTTCGAGAACAGCCGCGGGGACGTCGCCGCGTTCCTCGGCTGCCGTCCCGACGACCAGGTCGTCTTCACCCGCTCCACCACCGACTCCCTCAACCTGCTCGCCGCCGTCCTGCCCGCCGGCACCCGGGTCTTCGTCTTCGAGACCGAGCACCACGCCTCGCTGCTGCCCTGGGAGCGCCGGGACGACGTCGAGGTGACCTACCTGGCCGCGCCCCGGTCGCACCGGGAGGCGGTCGAGACCCTGGAGCGGGCGCTCGCGGCACGGGAGCCCCACGGCCCGGCGCTGGTGTGCGTCACCGGCGCGTCCAACGTCACCGGGGAGCTGTGGCCGGTACGGGAGCTGACCGCCGCCGCCCACGCACACGGCGCCCGCATCGTCCTGGACGCCGCCCAACTGGCCCCGCACCACCCGGTCGACGTCGCGGAGTGGGACGTGGACTGGGTGGCCTTCTCCGGGCACAAGCTGTACGCGCCGTTCGGCTCCGGGGTACTGGCCGGGCGCGCCGACTGGCTGCGGGACGCGGAGCCGTACCTGGCGGGCGGCGGCGCGAGCCGTACGGTGGCGCGCCGCGGCGACGGCGGTGTCGACGTCGAGTGGCACACCACGGCCGCCCGGCACGAGGCCGGCTCGCCGAACGTCATCGGGGTCTACGCCATCGCCTCCGCCTGCAAGGCGCTGACCGAGGCCGGGTTCGACGCCCTGGTGGCGCGCGAGCGGCAGCTGATCGAGGCGGTCCGGCGCGGGCTGGCTCAGGTGCCCGAGGTGCGCGTGCTGTCGCTGTTCGGCGACGACGCCCCCCGGGTGGGCGTCCTCTCCTTCGTCGTGGAGGGCTGGAACAGCTCGCACTTCGCGGCGGCGCTCTCCGCCGAGTACGGCATCGGCGTACGCGACGGCCTCTTCTGCGCCCACCCGCTGGTACGGACCCTGCTGGGCGGCGAGCCGCAGGACCCGGGGGAGTGCGGCGCCCCGGAGGCGGCCCCCGGCGAGAAGTCGCTCAACGCGATCCGGGTCAGCTTCGGCGCGGGGACCCCGGACGAGCACGTGGAGCGGTTCGTGGGGGCGGTGAAGGAACTGGTCCGCGACGGCGCGAAGTGGAGCTACCGCACGGAGGACGGCCGCTGCGTGCCGGACCGAGGCTGA
- a CDS encoding rhomboid family intramembrane serine protease, with amino-acid sequence MIDTSAGPGRPTVTYTLIGVCCLVFAVSPASGLNPGYGTGGALLEARAAFFERWGVVPGSLWNGPSAEALTPLTALFVHGNWLHLLGNILFLYVFGAMAEERMGRLQFTLFYLVTGYLALVGYAAAHADSTQTLVGASGAISGVLGAFLWLFPRARVTSLFPFLLFLPLRFPAWAVLIFWFALQWLAIRQEGPRPGVAYLAHLVGFVLGFLFAWARFGRESKGRGAPSLEGGGGRREG; translated from the coding sequence ATGATCGATACGTCGGCGGGCCCGGGGCGGCCCACGGTGACGTACACCCTCATCGGTGTCTGCTGCCTGGTCTTCGCCGTGAGTCCGGCGTCCGGGCTCAACCCGGGCTACGGCACGGGCGGCGCGCTGCTGGAGGCGCGGGCCGCCTTCTTCGAACGCTGGGGCGTGGTCCCGGGCAGCCTGTGGAACGGCCCGTCCGCCGAGGCGCTCACCCCGCTCACCGCGCTCTTCGTGCACGGGAACTGGCTGCACCTGCTCGGCAACATACTGTTCCTGTACGTCTTCGGCGCGATGGCCGAGGAGCGCATGGGCCGGTTGCAGTTCACCCTGTTCTACCTGGTGACCGGCTATCTGGCGCTGGTCGGTTACGCCGCCGCGCACGCCGACTCCACCCAGACCCTGGTCGGCGCCTCCGGGGCCATCTCCGGGGTGCTGGGCGCCTTCCTGTGGCTCTTCCCGCGCGCGCGGGTGACCAGCCTCTTCCCGTTCCTGCTCTTCCTGCCGCTGCGGTTCCCGGCCTGGGCGGTGCTGATCTTCTGGTTCGCCCTGCAGTGGCTCGCCATCCGGCAGGAGGGCCCGCGCCCCGGCGTGGCGTACCTGGCCCACCTGGTCGGGTTCGTCCTCGGCTTCCTCTTCGCGTGGGCCCGCTTCGGGCGGGAGTCCAAGGGGCGCGGAGCGCCTTCGCTTGAGGGCGGTGGCGGGAGACGGGAGGGATAG